A stretch of Apostichopus japonicus isolate 1M-3 chromosome 9, ASM3797524v1, whole genome shotgun sequence DNA encodes these proteins:
- the LOC139974557 gene encoding uncharacterized protein isoform X1 gives MDVKKGYCWRCNQSLRGAPKKCTSCATAEYCSTFCLRDDWVRHESVECPNWSAKPCGSCKKIGATCECCGCLSIMYCNDTCQKLHWESHKRDCVKWKKKAKNLASRLRLSYTQDYPFYFSNSFANDLLNLESNEMKDKNDLESAQQYYSILLPACGDLRQMIQTVYSLPLNFTGSLKFVLNDIDPFSMARNVLLLYMISSSTEVIAPKIASIWLSLHLSEEEYTLLRTSLHRLIEMDAARFKESTSDVVDVSAHSYSAMREVWMRWDKLQCHKGSKDCIKLEEERQNMVPQDEESKLSVKGYIGQVPRRHAASIDKWFSDGVIMAKETQKDLLPYYNYTFTGRRVGQSFFAGTNIPSDITFNYCVNNDCVPFRMWDYLDMIKNEDHDSVTEMCHAFTTKCVTITTNMIKQRRMKLGIYISNFLRLQPLLPRNAQFDRIFASNLIDYHKISVVLETLEPLLSNDNPHAVLLTETINWYGNLEKDADLPTDPNTRYELLLRHRRDSLVQSILADARGNTVSIMREFYNNMIYFVTYLRARRIHEPEVPYSGQSRRKLPTWLDLRNWGKLSLRDFRSGRNKVVPLCRRVNARTVSRCRGSNRILEWYREDGCHNPFWDNPLKYFIDCFTCLVNWMLII, from the exons ATGGATGTTAAAAAAGGCTACTGTTGGCGATGTAATCAATCTTTACGGGGTGCGCCGAAGAAATGTACCTCTTGTGCGACAGCTGAGTATTGCAGTACGTTTTGCCTCCGTGACGACTGGGTTCGACATGAGAGTGTAGAATGCCCCAATTGGTCGGCCAAACCATGTGGAAGTTGTAAGAAAATCGGAGCAACATGTGAG TGCTGTGGGTGTTTATCGATCATGTACTGCAATGATACTTGCCAAAAGTTACACTGGGAGAGCCACAAGCGTGATTGCGTCAAGTGGAAGAAAAAAGCCAAGAACCTCGCATCCAGGCTGCGATTATCCTACACGCAGGACTATCCGTTTTATTTTAGTAATTCATTTGCGAATGACCTCTTGAACTTGGAGAGTAACGAAATGAAAGACAAAAATGATTTAGAGTCCGCCCAACAATATTACAGCATTTTACTTCCTGCTTGCGGTGACCTACGTCAGATGATCCAGACGGTGTATTCACTCCCTTTAAACTTCACTGGTAGTCTGAAGTTTGTTTTGAATGATATTGACCCGTTCTCCATGGCCAGAAATGTCCTGCTACTCTATATGATAAGTTCATCTACCGAGGTCATCGCTCCAAAGATTGCATCCATCTGGTTATCACTCCATCTCTCTGAGGAAGAGTACACCCTCCTCCGTACATCGCTCCATAGACTCATAGAGATGGACGCCGCTCGGTTCAAGGAAAGCACGAGCGATGTAGTTGATGTCAGTGCGCATTCATATAGCGCAATGCGTGAAGTTTGGATGAGATGGGACAAACTGCAGTGTCATAAAGGCAGTAAGGATTGTATCAAGTTAgaagaagagagacaaaataTGGTTCCACAAGACGAGGAATCAAAATTAAGTGTTAAGGGATACATAGGTCAAGTTCCAAGGCGTCACGCTGCATCCATTGATAAATGGTTCTCTGATGGCGTTATAATGGCAAAGGAAACCCAAAAAGACCTACTACCCTATTACAACTACACATTCACCGGCCGGAGAGTTGGACAAAGTTTCTTTGCAGGAACCAATATTCCTTCAGATATAACATTTAATTACTGTGTCAATAATGATTGCGTCCCTTTCCGGATGTGGGACTATCTAGACATGATCAAGAACGAAGACCATGACTCCGTCACAGAAATGTGTCATGCGTTTACCACCAAATGTGTTACCATAACAACGAACATGATCAAGCAAAGAAGAATGAAGTTGGGaatttatatttcaaacttCTTGAGACTTCAACCGCTTTTACCCCGCAATGCTCAATTCGACCGCATATTCGCCTCAAATCTGATTGACTACCACAAAATATCTGTCGTGTTGGAGACGTTGGAACCCCTTCTGAGTAATGATAATCCACACGCCGTTCTTCTTACTGAGACAATTAATTGGTACGGTAATTTGGAGAAGGATGCAGACCTTCCTACTGATCCGAACACTAGATACGAATTACTTCTTCGACATAGGAGGGATTCACTTGTGCAAAGTATACTCGCCGATGCAAGGGGTAACACAGTTAGCATAATGCGAGAATTCTACAATAACATGATATATTTTGTAACTTATCTACGAGCTAGAAGGATCCATGAACCAGAGGTACCCTATTCTGGGCAGTCAAGGAGAAAACTTCCAACATGGTTGGATTTGAGAAATTGGGGTAAACTTAGTCTTCGTGACTTTCGCTCAGGTAGAAATAAGGTTGTGCCACTTTGCCGAAGGGTAAACGCCCGGACTGTTTCCAGATGTCGCGGAAGTAACCGTATCCTTGAATGGTATCGAGAAGATGGATGTCACAACCCGTTCTGGGATAACCCCCTGaagtattttattgattgcTTTACGTGTTTAGTTAATTGGATGCTAATTATTTAG